GTTGTTGCAAGCTTTGGAAACAGACCCTTCGGATGAAGTGCGTTGTGCTGCAGTAGAGGCTCTGGGCAAAGTGGCAGGCATGGAAGCCATTTCCGAGATTCTGGAGGCCATTCAGCAAGACGAAACCCACCACCAGAGCCAGAACCGTGAAGGCAAAACCCTGATTGAATTGGGTGTGCAGGCCATCGAAGACATTCAGGCCCGACAATGGATCACGGGTTGAACTGCAAATCAAAACTGGGGTTTTGGAATGAAGTTCTCTGGGATCCATTTGCGTCATTCGACCCTGCACTTGCAGTCAAAACTGCAGTAAACTAAGGACCAGATGGAAAAGAAGACCAATCTTGACGACTACCTGGCCGGTCTCGGGATCAGCGACAGCGCTGATGAAAGCCCGATTGATCTGGACACAGCCTACCAGAGCCCAAGCTCTCCGATTGAGTACAACATCAACCCTCAGGAAGTGGTGGAGCAATTCCTGAAAGGCCTCTGTGAGCGCGTCGATCCCGGTCTCACTGTGAAAGTTCGCATGCAGGAAAACGTGATTTACGCCGACATTTCTGGCGTGCATGCCGCCAAGATGATTGGCCGTGACGGACGGGTGCTGGCTGCGCTGGAAGTGATGTGTTACACCCTGCTCGCCAAAGAAGCAGGCCGCAACGATCTGCGCTTGCACCTCGATGCAGCCGGATTCCGCCGTCGCCATGAAGACAAACTGGTGCAACTTGCAGAGCGCATTGCCCAGCAGGTCATGAAAACCGGCGAGCCTTTTGAGATGGATCCCATTCCAGCCTCGGACCGCCGCATCATCCACATGACCCTCAAAGAGATGGGCGGGGTCACCACCGAATCTGTTGGTGAAGGCAAAGACCGTCACATCATCGTCAAACCTGCCTGAGCAACCCATCTTGATGTCGTTCACGGTGGGTCAGGCACTCAAACACATGATTGAAGTGTTCACCGTGGCAGGGATTCCCTCGCCACAGGTGGACGCTGAATTCCTGATGGAACATGTGACCGGCCTCTCCAGAATCCGTCAATTGATGGACCGACACGTTTTTCTGGAGGTGGCCGAGTGGAACATCCTGCAGGATTACATGCAGCGCCGGGCCAACCGCGAGCCTTTGCAACTGCTGCTCGGCTACACCCATTTTTATGGGCTGCGCCTGAAGGTCAAAGAGGGCATCCTGATTCCCAGACCCGAGACCGAAACGCTGGTGTCTCTGGTGCTGGAACGCAACGTCAAGCTGCGGCCCAGAATTCTGGACATTGGTACAGGCACAGGGGCGGTGGCCCTCGCTTTGCTCCATGAAATCCCATTTGCCGATGTGACCGCCACCGACATCAACCCGGACTGTGTGCGTCTGGCCCGAGAAAACGCTCTGGCTCTGGAATTGCAACTGCAAGCTGTGCAGGGAGACCTTTTCGCAGATCAGGACGGTTTGTTCGACATCATTGTGTCCAACCCGCCCTACCTTCCAGAGGCAGATGAAGCCGTCGAAATGCCTGAACTCAAGTACGAGTCCAATGTGGCGCTGTACTCAGGCAACGATGGGTTGGCTCTGGCCCGCCGGATTGTGCATGGGGCCAGCCAGCGGTTGAAGTCAGGCGGCATTCTGGCTCTGGAACTTGATCCCAGAAATGTGAAGGTGCTTCAGGCAGAGTTGCCGTTTCAACTCTGGTGCGCTTCTGAAGTGTGTCCAGACCTGACCGGACAGGACCGTTTTCTGGTGGCCATGCGGCGTTGATCAACCCAGAAAATGCGCTTTTGACACCCGCTCACCCTTGAACTCCACCCCTTCAGATTCCAGCAGCTTCTTTTGCAGGTCTCCGATGCCCCTGCGGTGGGTGCTGAGTCCTCTGGATGCATTGATGACCCGATGCCACGGAACCTCTGGGGCTTCTTCCTCTGAAAGTCCGGCCAGCAAGTTGCCCACATGTCTGGCATAACCGGGATACCCTGCTTCCAGAGCCACCCCGCCATAACTCATGGTCTGACCATAAGGAATTCCGAGCACCACCTGCATCACGGCTTTTTTGAATCTGGCATCCATGGTTGACCAGTGTATCAGGCTTGCGTGGCCGCCCGAATGGCCATCACCGTTTCAAACACCGTCAGGTGGGTGGTGTCGATCACATGCCAGCCATGCAGCAGGTGCGCCTCCACGTCCTGAATGGCATGCAGGTCTGTGATGACCCCTTCAAGGATGCGGGTGTCGAAATGTTTGTTGCTCCTCTGGCGGTTGCGTTCCAGCACCACCTCCAGATCGGCCCTGAGCAGGATTTTGTGTGGGGCCAGATGCAAGTCAAAGGCTTTTTCGTCGCCGGGACCAAGCACATCGTCAATGGCCACCGCAAAGCCGACCAGATGGTAAAGCATGGCCACTTTGCCCACCGCCTGACGGGCAAGCAAAAACTGTCTGGAGGTTTCCGGGGTCCACTCTGGCACAGGATGGGCCATCCCAGAAACCACAAATTCACGAAAATCATCGACAGGCAGGTGTATGCCTGTGTCGTAATGTTGCAAAAGGGCTTTGCACACCGTGCTTTTTCCGGTGCCCGGTGTTCCAGAGACGATGAAGGTGGGCATGGGACTCCTTGAGGGTCATGGGGATGGCTGAGGGATCACTGGATGCTGAGGATGTCTTCTTTTGGTCCCATAGACGAAGGTTCAAAATCCACCAGCACCGTGTAAGACCCCATTTTACCAATGCCACGCAATTCCATTTCAATCCTGCACTTCTCGCGGTTGAAATCGGTCTTGACCAGCAAAGACAGGTCACGGGCGGCTCTGGCGATCAGGTCGGCATAGATTTCGGCTTCTTCCTGATTGCGGGCGAAGTACTCATAGTGACCGGACTCCAGAGCCCATCCCACCGCTTTTTTGCCGTGTGCATAGGTCCAGACCATCGGAGGGGCGCTCAAGGAGCGGTTGTCTGCTGCAAGCCCTTCAATGTGCTCACGGAGTTGCAGCAAAGCCAACTCGGGGGTGGGTTGCGGTTGGGTGGGCACATCGTTGTGGATCAGGTCCGGGCGGTCCTCGCGCTTTTCCCTGAAATGCACAAGGTACCCCTGGTCCCGGCCTGCTTCAATGATTTCAATGGTGTAATTGTGCTTTTTCAGGTAATCTTCGAGGGTCATGTCCCCATTATCTGCTTTCGCAGCCCAATTTTCCTGAAGACGCCATGATTCAAAATCCATGGGCCTTTCATCCGCCATTCAGAGGAAAGACCCCCCTGAATGTCCATCACTCCGAAAAACGCAATTTTTCTCCAGAGACGCCCACCAATTCAGCAAATTTCAGGAGTCCAGAGCGGTCCGGTTTTTCCAGATGGTACCGGAAGTTCCACAGGTAATGCTGCACGATGAACTCAGGCAAATCCAGTTTCTGGGCGTTGCGTGCAGCAACCTCTGCCAGTGATCCCAGACCGATGCGCCGGGCCATGCGGAGGTTGCGCACCAACTCGGGTGGGGGAGGGGTGCGGTAAGCCCACACGGCAAAAGCAAAGGGCAAACCAAAATGGTCGTACCAGCGCATGCTCAGGTCCGTGACTTCGATGCCATCCCGGCCACTGGGGATGTCCCAGACGCTGGCATAGGTGTCCAGAGGTCCACACAACGCATACCACTCCCGCAAGGCGTTGTCTCCGATTTTCAAGACCCCCGCGTAACCTGCGTCCAGCAAATCTTGAACGGTTCCCTCATTGCGTTCCAAGGTCACTTCAAGGTGGCTGAGTTGCAGCAACACCTCCAGCAACTTCACACTGGTGGCGCTCTGGGTGGTCAGGGCGATCTTCTGGCCTTGCAGGTCCTCCCATTTCACGTTGTGAAACAGGTTCACGCTGTACACCGGACCCAGCACACTCACGCTGAAATCCGGCAGCGCAGACAGCACATCGGCGTTTTGCAGGAACTCAAAACTGCTGATGTTGGCCAGATCGATCTCGCCCGAGAGCAACTGGCGGTTCATTTCGGTGGGCACCCCCCGATGGATCTCGTACAGGTCCGACTCGGGCAGGTGTTCGTTGATGGGTGCGACGTTGGCAAAGTCGATCAGCCCGATTTTGTAGGGTTTGGACATGTTGGGGTTCCTATCCAGAGCGTTGACATGGCACACAAAACAGCGTGTCTGACAAGGGCGAGGCATGCCTCGCCCCTACAGGGTTGTTGGCGACTCAATCCGCAGCGCTGCCAGAGCCGATTTTCAGCTCGTTGTACAGGGCGTCGCGCAGCACCGGGGTGCGTCCGGCCTTCAGGATCAGGTTTCTGAGGGACTCTTCGGTGGTGCCCACTTCGGAAGTGGCCCCGGCAGCGTGGGAGATTTTCTCCTCGATGATGGTGCCGTCGATGTCCGTGACCCCCCAATCCAGAGCCACCTGGGTGAGCTCTGGGGAAATTTGGATCCAGTAGCCTTTGATGTGGTCGAAGTTGTCGAGGTAAATCCGGGCCACCGCAAGGTTCCTCAGGTCATCGAGGCCGGTGGTGTAATCGGTTTTCCCGAGGTTCATGGCGAGGCTGTTGTTCATGGGCTGGAAGGCCAGCGGAATGAAACTGTAGAAGCCTCCGGTTTCGTCTTGCAGGTCGCGCAGGCGGTGCATGTGGTCCAGACGCTCATCCAGCGTTTCGATGTGACCGTACAGCATGGTGGCATTGGTGCGCAGGCCGATCTGGTGGGCGGTGCGGTGCACGTCCAGCCAGTTGTCTGCATTGACTTTGGCTCTGGCAATTTGCTTGCGGACCCGCTCTGCAAAGATTTCTGCTCCGCCTCCGGGCATGGCATCCAGACCGGCTTCTTTGAGCTGGGTCAGCACTTCACGCACGGACAGCTTGGCAATTTTGGTGAAGTGCCAGATTTCGGCAGCGGTCCACGCTTTGACCTGCACACCCGGAAAGTTGTCTTTGAGGGCACGCACCAGTTCGAGGTAGTAGCTCCAAGGTTTTTTGGGATGGTGACCACTGGAAATGTGGATTTCGGTGAGTCCGGGTTGATAACGGTCACGGACAAACTTCAGCACGTCCTCGATGTCCCAGTCCCATGCCCTTTCCTCGTTCATGTGGGCAGCAAAGCCACAGAATGTGCATCCCACATAACAAATGTTGGTCTGGGACAGGCGCAGGGAGTGCACGTAGTAGGTTTTGTCCCCGAATTTGCGTTCCCGGACCAGATTGGCAAGGCGGGCAAGGGTGTTGAGGTCCGGTGTGTGGTAGAGCTTGAGGCCTTCTTCAAAAGACAGCCTCTGTCCCTCTTCGACTTTTTCGGCGATGGGGATCAGCTCGGGGTCACGGATGTACTTCATGCCAGACAGCTTAACACTTTTTAGATCCAAAATTCGTGCTGTGATTCACAAGCGGTGGGGCTTCGCCCGCTGAGGGCCAAAATAGGACCGAGGGCAGAGAAAGCTTTGGCTGAAAGCAGAAGCACAGATGCCGAGGGCCGAGAGCCGAGGGCTAAAAAAGCTTTGGCCAAAGCCATGAAGGCCGTAGCACGCTTCTTGTGCAGAACAGGAGACCGCGTATTGGTCTCCTTGCACGCTTCTTGTGCAGAACAGTTCACTGCAAGTTGGTGAACTTGCACGCTACGCCCCTACAAATCCCCTTGACCATGTTTTCGCGTATCGCACGATGCTCTCGGCTCTCGGCTCTCGGCTAAAGGTAAGGCTTGCCGAGCCCCTCCACTGCCCTACCCCTGTCACCCATTCTGATACATACCAATATGATCAGTATGATTGACATGATTGAGCAACAATTTTAGACTGAGTTCATGAGCGACCTCGAAGTGCAATTTTTTGGAACCGTGACCGTCGGCGAAAGAGGACAGATCGCCATCCCTCAGGAAGCCAGAGAGAAATTTGGCATCCAGCCCGGCGACAAAATGCTGGTGATTTCCAGCCTGTTTGGTGGGGTGGCCATTGTGCCCCAGAAAGTCCTGACCGACATCCTCAAACAAAAATTCCGTGAAGTTCTGGAAGGCGAATGATGTTCAGGAAATTCGGCTCTGACTATCGGAGGGTGCTGAAAGAGGAACTCAAGCTCTTTGGCAAAGAGAAAAAACTGTATGCAGCGATGGTCCTGATCGCGGTCATTCCGACCATTTACAGCGTCACCTACCTGTCCAGCGTGTGGGATCCGTATGGTCAGACCAAATCCTTGCCTGCTGGAATCGTGAACCTCGACAAAGGAACAGTGTTTGAAGGGGAAAGCTACAACCTCGGGAAAGAGGCTCTGGAAGAGATCCGCAAAGATCCTCCATTCAAATTCAAGGAATACCGCACCACCAGAGAGGCACAAGACGCAGTGAAGAGGGGAGACATCTACTTCATGGTGGAGCTTCCTGCAGACCTCAGCGACAAAGCCATTGCAGGCAAAGCGCAGGCCGACCTGAATGTGACGGTTTCAGAGGGTTCCAGTTACCTTGCGGCCACCCTTGGAAAGCGCTTCACCAATGAACTGGCCCTTGAACTCAACACCCAACTGAGCGAAAAACGCTGGGAAACCACCCTCAAAAAACTGGGCACCAGTGCCGATGACATCAAAAAACTCAAGGATGCTGCCACCAAACTTTCCAATGGGGCAAAAGAACTGCAGGATGGCACGGCCAAATTGCTGAATGGCACCGAAAAACTGGACACTGGTCTGGCCAAGGCCAACAGTGGCGGCAAAGCCCTGACCACTGGGGCCAAAACCCTCACCGATGGGGTCACCAAATTGACCTCTGGGGTCGGACAACTGAGCACAGGCATCCACACCCTTGCCAGCAAAACCCCAGCCCAGAGCAAGCTGGATGCCCTGCAGAAAGGGGCTGTGCAGGTCAAGGAAGGCAGCAGCAAACTGGCTGCAGGCCTCGGGCAGATGTCTGGCTCTGTAACCGAAGATTACCCTCTGTATGCACCCATTCAGCAATCTGCCAGAGGTGCACAACAACTGGCCGATGCCCTGAAAAAGTTGTCTGATTCGGTGACGCAAGAGAATCCCCTGTACGCACCCATTCAGCAGTCTGCCAAAGGTGCAGATCAGCTTTCCAAAGGATTGCAGCAGATTTCTGCACAGGTGCCTTCTGGCAGCAACCTGAGTCCATCCATCACACAGGCCAGCAGCAGTGCCCAGCAACTGGCAGCAGGTTTGTCTCAAATCGCTGCAAAGACCCCAGAGCAAAATCCTTTGGACGGTCCCCTGATGCAGCTTTCCAGCAGTTCCCAGCAACTGGCCGAAGGTTTGCAAAAAATGGCTGCACAGGTGCCTCAAAAGAACCCTCTGGATCAGCCCCTGAGTGAACTGGCCAAAGGCTCATCGGACTTGAGTGCAGGATCGGCCTCTTTGAGCAGTGGCGTGGCCACCCTGACCGGCGGAATGAAACAAATCAGCGAAGCCCTGACCCTGATGGACAGCAAAACCCCCAAATCTGGGGATTTGCAAAAGCTGGAATCTGGCATCAAAACCCTGCGTGACAAAACCGCTGAACTGTCCAGTGGCCTGTCTCAACTGCAACAGGGGGCAGATCAGGTCAAGGAAGGCAACACCGACCTGCTGGCAGGCGTCAAAAAGTTGGCCGATGGTACAAGTGAACTGGCCAGCAAAATCCCCAATGTGGAAAAACCCGATGCCAAAGCCGAGTTTCTGGCGGTCTCCTTTGAAGTCAAAGAGAATGCCGTCAACAAAGTGGGCAACAACGGAAGTGCATTTGCGCCTTACTTCATGTCCCTGTCGCTCTGGATGGGTGCCTTGCTGACCAGTTTCATTTTCAGGTTGCGCGTGCTCCCTGAGAACGTGCAAAACACCAGCAGGCTCCCCAAAGTGCTGGCCAAAAGCACCCTCCCGTTCATTGCGGTCTTGATCCAGAGTTTGATTCTGGCCCTCAGCATGCGTCTGGGATTGCATCTGGCGGTTCCCAATCCGGCCACTTTCTATGGGATTCTCCTGCTGGGAAGCGTGTGCATGTTCGGCATCATCATCCTGCTGATCATGCTGCTGGGAGATGCTGGACGCATGTTCGCCATGATCCTCTTGGTGTTGCAACTGGCCTCTGCGGGCGGAGCTTATCCTGTAGAGTTGGCCCCTCAACTGTTCCAGACCCTGCACCAGTACCTCCCCATCACCGATCTGGTGAAAGCCCTGCGTGCTTTCCTGTTCGGGGCATATGACAGCAACTGGATGCTGTACGTTGGACGCATGCTCTCTCTGGGCCTCGGGGCATTTTTGATCACGGTTCTGCTGGCAGGTCGCATGTACCGTTACGTGCCAGAGCACGAGTACACCCCCCCAATTGAGGCCTGAAGAACACTGTCCACGTGAAGGAAAATTAAAGTAAGAATTCCTTAATCGGAGTTCAGGAAACTGTCAGAGAGTCCCTTTAGACTGAGGATACATAGGACACAGGAGGTGAGCATCCGTGCTCGAAGCAGCAATTTTGATTCTCTTGGTGGGTGTGGTGGTGGTCGCTTCGACAAGCTCACCCAGACAAGAACCCGAGAAACTCTACGTTCCCGTTCGCAACAAACGCCGTTGATCTGACAAGCTTCCTCTGGCTGGAAAACCCCCACCTCTACACAGGTGGGGGCACGTTTTTGTTGCTCTGGTAGTGCTCAAGCCATTTTCAGGTAAAGCTCCAACTGACCCTTCAACCCATGCATTCGTTTGATGAGTTCCATGGTCAGGGCCACCGCCGTCTGGTCCTCGCCCAGAGGATTCTTGACTTCACGGGTTTTCATGTCGATCTCTGGCAGGCGCAGGAACGCACTTCTGAACGCCAGCAAACCCACCTGCAACAGTTGCCCCAGAGCCTGAGGGGTGTGGGCCTCCTGATCGCCCTGAGCGGCCTTCAGGACCTCTGCTTCAGAAGCACCACCCAGAATCAGGGCGTAAGCCTCTGGAAGGGCACACAGTTTGCGTGTCAGGGACAGCAGGGAATCTGCACCTGCATGGGGTTTGAAATCCGGGTTTTGCCAGTGGTTCAGGTCTGCCAGCAAGCTGGATTCCAAAGCACCAAGTTCATTCAGCCAGAAATTGTGGTTCATGGGGAACATTCTACAGAGTCCAGCAGAGGTGCAAAGTCAAGATGATTTCGATTTGGCATTCTGCAAACCCATGCTTGAAGGACAGTTTTGAACATGTTTTGGTTTTCGGCAAGGGCGAGGCATGCCTCACCACTACACACTTTCATTCACTCCAGCAAATAACTGGGTGGAGGTGGCGGTTCAGCAGGGGCCAACTGGGTGAGGTCTCCCACATGGGCAATCCCTGCCACAAACAGAGCGGTTTTGAGCTGCTGGATGATTTTGAGGAGGTACATCAACACCGCATCCGGTCCTTGCAGGGCAGGCTCCACCAGAGGACGGGCAATGGCACACACCTGTGCGCCCATCATCAGGCATTTGGCGACGTCCAGTCCACTGCGAATCCCTCCAGAGGCAATCAGGGGCATGTGGGGCAGAACGCTGCGGGTCTCTTGCAGGGCTTGAGCGGTGGGAATGCCAATCTCGCACAGATCGGGCTGGGTCACCTTGCCGTTGGCCACCAGATCTTCCACTCTGGCCCAGCTGGTGCCTCCGGCCCCGGCCACATCCACGGCAGCAAAAGGGATGTGCTGGATTTGCTCAGCGGTGGCTTTCCCAATGCCGTGCCCCACCTCTTTGAGCACAATCGGGAACCAACTTTTCTTGACCAGTTCTTGCATGACCTGGGTGACACCCTGAAAATTTGTGTCTCCGCCCACTTGCATGGCCTCTTGCAAAGGGTTGGTGTGCAGAGCCAGCCCATCAGCCCGAACTGCCCCAATGGCTTTGATGATGTGTGAGGTGGTGTACCCCTTCAAAAACTGTGCCACCCCGAGGTTCCCGATCAAGAGGATGTCCGGGGCATGCTCACGCACCTGAAAGCTGTAAGAGGCTTCCGGGTGTTCCAGCATCACCCTCTGGGACCCCAGCATCATGCCAATCCCGAGTTCTTGTGCAGCCAGAGCCAAGTTGCGGTTGATGCGTGCAGCATGCTCGGTGCCTCCAGTCATGGCTCCAATCAGGATGGGTGCAGAGAGGGGCTTCCCGAGAAAAGTGCAGCGCAGATCGATGTCGTTCAAATTCA
This genomic window from Deinococcus misasensis DSM 22328 contains:
- a CDS encoding YhgE/Pip domain-containing protein, which translates into the protein MMFRKFGSDYRRVLKEELKLFGKEKKLYAAMVLIAVIPTIYSVTYLSSVWDPYGQTKSLPAGIVNLDKGTVFEGESYNLGKEALEEIRKDPPFKFKEYRTTREAQDAVKRGDIYFMVELPADLSDKAIAGKAQADLNVTVSEGSSYLAATLGKRFTNELALELNTQLSEKRWETTLKKLGTSADDIKKLKDAATKLSNGAKELQDGTAKLLNGTEKLDTGLAKANSGGKALTTGAKTLTDGVTKLTSGVGQLSTGIHTLASKTPAQSKLDALQKGAVQVKEGSSKLAAGLGQMSGSVTEDYPLYAPIQQSARGAQQLADALKKLSDSVTQENPLYAPIQQSAKGADQLSKGLQQISAQVPSGSNLSPSITQASSSAQQLAAGLSQIAAKTPEQNPLDGPLMQLSSSSQQLAEGLQKMAAQVPQKNPLDQPLSELAKGSSDLSAGSASLSSGVATLTGGMKQISEALTLMDSKTPKSGDLQKLESGIKTLRDKTAELSSGLSQLQQGADQVKEGNTDLLAGVKKLADGTSELASKIPNVEKPDAKAEFLAVSFEVKENAVNKVGNNGSAFAPYFMSLSLWMGALLTSFIFRLRVLPENVQNTSRLPKVLAKSTLPFIAVLIQSLILALSMRLGLHLAVPNPATFYGILLLGSVCMFGIIILLIMLLGDAGRMFAMILLVLQLASAGGAYPVELAPQLFQTLHQYLPITDLVKALRAFLFGAYDSNWMLYVGRMLSLGLGAFLITVLLAGRMYRYVPEHEYTPPIEA
- a CDS encoding menaquinone biosynthetic enzyme MqnA/MqnD family protein; protein product: MSKPYKIGLIDFANVAPINEHLPESDLYEIHRGVPTEMNRQLLSGEIDLANISSFEFLQNADVLSALPDFSVSVLGPVYSVNLFHNVKWEDLQGQKIALTTQSATSVKLLEVLLQLSHLEVTLERNEGTVQDLLDAGYAGVLKIGDNALREWYALCGPLDTYASVWDIPSGRDGIEVTDLSMRWYDHFGLPFAFAVWAYRTPPPPELVRNLRMARRIGLGSLAEVAARNAQKLDLPEFIVQHYLWNFRYHLEKPDRSGLLKFAELVGVSGEKLRFSE
- the prmC gene encoding peptide chain release factor N(5)-glutamine methyltransferase; protein product: MSFTVGQALKHMIEVFTVAGIPSPQVDAEFLMEHVTGLSRIRQLMDRHVFLEVAEWNILQDYMQRRANREPLQLLLGYTHFYGLRLKVKEGILIPRPETETLVSLVLERNVKLRPRILDIGTGTGAVALALLHEIPFADVTATDINPDCVRLARENALALELQLQAVQGDLFADQDGLFDIIVSNPPYLPEADEAVEMPELKYESNVALYSGNDGLALARRIVHGASQRLKSGGILALELDPRNVKVLQAELPFQLWCASEVCPDLTGQDRFLVAMRR
- the mqnE gene encoding aminofutalosine synthase MqnE encodes the protein MKYIRDPELIPIAEKVEEGQRLSFEEGLKLYHTPDLNTLARLANLVRERKFGDKTYYVHSLRLSQTNICYVGCTFCGFAAHMNEERAWDWDIEDVLKFVRDRYQPGLTEIHISSGHHPKKPWSYYLELVRALKDNFPGVQVKAWTAAEIWHFTKIAKLSVREVLTQLKEAGLDAMPGGGAEIFAERVRKQIARAKVNADNWLDVHRTAHQIGLRTNATMLYGHIETLDERLDHMHRLRDLQDETGGFYSFIPLAFQPMNNSLAMNLGKTDYTTGLDDLRNLAVARIYLDNFDHIKGYWIQISPELTQVALDWGVTDIDGTIIEEKISHAAGATSEVGTTEESLRNLILKAGRTPVLRDALYNELKIGSGSAAD
- the fni gene encoding type 2 isopentenyl-diphosphate Delta-isomerase — translated: MTMQERKFKHLEACLREDSQYQSVTTGLEKVAWPYRALPELNLNDIDLRCTFLGKPLSAPILIGAMTGGTEHAARINRNLALAAQELGIGMMLGSQRVMLEHPEASYSFQVREHAPDILLIGNLGVAQFLKGYTTSHIIKAIGAVRADGLALHTNPLQEAMQVGGDTNFQGVTQVMQELVKKSWFPIVLKEVGHGIGKATAEQIQHIPFAAVDVAGAGGTSWARVEDLVANGKVTQPDLCEIGIPTAQALQETRSVLPHMPLIASGGIRSGLDVAKCLMMGAQVCAIARPLVEPALQGPDAVLMYLLKIIQQLKTALFVAGIAHVGDLTQLAPAEPPPPPSYLLE
- a CDS encoding protein jag, whose product is MEKKTNLDDYLAGLGISDSADESPIDLDTAYQSPSSPIEYNINPQEVVEQFLKGLCERVDPGLTVKVRMQENVIYADISGVHAAKMIGRDGRVLAALEVMCYTLLAKEAGRNDLRLHLDAAGFRRRHEDKLVQLAERIAQQVMKTGEPFEMDPIPASDRRIIHMTLKEMGGVTTESVGEGKDRHIIVKPA
- a CDS encoding MGMT family protein; protein product: MDARFKKAVMQVVLGIPYGQTMSYGGVALEAGYPGYARHVGNLLAGLSEEEAPEVPWHRVINASRGLSTHRRGIGDLQKKLLESEGVEFKGERVSKAHFLG
- a CDS encoding AbrB/MazE/SpoVT family DNA-binding domain-containing protein, translating into MSDLEVQFFGTVTVGERGQIAIPQEAREKFGIQPGDKMLVISSLFGGVAIVPQKVLTDILKQKFREVLEGE
- a CDS encoding AAA family ATPase; this encodes MPTFIVSGTPGTGKSTVCKALLQHYDTGIHLPVDDFREFVVSGMAHPVPEWTPETSRQFLLARQAVGKVAMLYHLVGFAVAIDDVLGPGDEKAFDLHLAPHKILLRADLEVVLERNRQRSNKHFDTRILEGVITDLHAIQDVEAHLLHGWHVIDTTHLTVFETVMAIRAATQA